In the Fibrobacter succinogenes genome, GCATCAAAATTGCTGCCATGAGCAACTCCGACGAAGACTGTTCAAGGCTTTACAAGTTTGCTAAAAAGGCTAAAGGGTTCAAGTTCATCGCGGCATTCGGCATGGGCGAAACCGGAAAAATCAGCAGAATCTGGTCCTTGAAAGAAGGCGCCAACCTCACTTACGGCTCCATCGGAAAATCTGCCGCCCCCGGTCAAATCGATGTTGCGCTCATGCGAAAAGCGATAGACAAGCTCGAAACAACCGCTTCTCAGCTAGAATTATCTTCTTTTTTAAACATATTTTAAATATCCCCCTCTCCAAACGGGATTTTATTTTCTAAAATAGGTGTTTGATTGGTTCATAAAAAGGAAAAAATTACACCATGCGTCTATCTGAAAGATTTGTGGATAATTGCATCTTGATAAATTCTTCCAGTGAAACAAAGGAAGCCATTCTTAACGAATTGGTGGATACTCTCTGCAGCGCATACAAACTCGATCACCGTGACGAAATCTTCGAAGCCATCTGGAACCGCGAACAAAGCCGTTCCACCGGCATCGGTTGCGGACTTGCAGTCCCGCATGCAAAGATTGACTACGTGGATCGCATGTGCATGGTCGCCGCCACCATCGAAAAGGGCCTGGAC is a window encoding:
- a CDS encoding PTS sugar transporter subunit IIA, whose translation is MRLSERFVDNCILINSSSETKEAILNELVDTLCSAYKLDHRDEIFEAIWNREQSRSTGIGCGLAVPHAKIDYVDRMCMVAATIEKGLDFQSFDGEPVFLLILIVSPGNTVGPHLKALSSVSRLLADGNVRKDLIASKTPAEFLSILRAAEDKYL